In Streptosporangium album, the following are encoded in one genomic region:
- the rimO gene encoding 30S ribosomal protein S12 methylthiotransferase RimO gives MSSRRTASLITLGCARNEVDSEELAARLEAAGWQVGDDDPDVIVVNTCGFIDSAKKDSIDTLLAAADSGAKVVAAGCMAERYGDQLADALPEAAAVISFDDYTQIGTRLDDVLEGRSLVPHSPRDRRTLLPISPVERAAAPKTNIPGHGELPEGVAPASGPRPLRKRLGDGPVASLKLASGCDRRCTFCAIPAFRGAYVSRDPAELLGEAAWLAEQGVKELVLVSENSTSYGKDLGDLRALEKLLPSLAATEGIERVRVSYLQPAELRPGLLEMIASTESVAPYFDLSFQHASGSVLRRMRRFGDPKRFLGLLETVRATAPEAGVRSNFIVGFPGETEEEFGELVAFLQEARLDVIGVFGYSDEDGTEAAVLPGKLDQETIDARVSALTELAEELMAQRAEERIGTEVDVLIEEDLGDGGYEGRAAHQGPEVDGSVTVQGIGLVPGQIVRAVVVDSEGVDLIARIKAAS, from the coding sequence ATGTCATCCCGCCGAACCGCATCGCTGATCACACTGGGCTGCGCGCGCAACGAGGTCGACTCTGAGGAGCTCGCCGCGCGTCTCGAGGCTGCCGGTTGGCAGGTGGGCGACGATGACCCCGATGTCATCGTCGTCAACACCTGCGGCTTCATCGACTCAGCGAAAAAGGACTCCATCGACACGCTGCTCGCCGCAGCCGACTCCGGCGCCAAGGTGGTCGCCGCGGGCTGCATGGCCGAGCGTTATGGCGATCAGCTCGCCGACGCGCTGCCCGAGGCGGCGGCTGTCATCTCCTTCGACGACTACACCCAGATCGGCACACGCCTCGACGACGTGCTGGAGGGCAGATCGCTCGTCCCGCACAGTCCACGCGACCGCAGGACCCTGCTCCCCATCTCGCCGGTCGAGCGTGCCGCCGCCCCCAAGACCAACATCCCCGGCCACGGTGAGCTGCCCGAGGGCGTGGCTCCGGCCAGCGGCCCCCGGCCGCTGCGCAAGCGCCTGGGCGACGGGCCGGTGGCCTCGCTGAAGCTGGCCTCCGGCTGTGACCGGCGCTGCACATTCTGCGCCATCCCCGCCTTCCGCGGCGCCTACGTCTCACGTGACCCCGCCGAGCTCCTCGGCGAGGCCGCCTGGCTGGCAGAGCAGGGCGTCAAGGAACTCGTGCTGGTCAGCGAGAACTCCACCTCCTACGGCAAGGACCTCGGCGACCTGCGGGCGCTGGAGAAGTTGCTCCCCTCCCTGGCCGCCACCGAGGGCATCGAGCGGGTGCGGGTCAGCTACCTGCAGCCGGCCGAGCTCCGTCCGGGCCTGCTGGAGATGATCGCCTCAACCGAGAGCGTGGCCCCCTACTTCGACCTCTCCTTCCAGCACGCCAGCGGCTCGGTGCTGCGCCGGATGCGCCGCTTCGGCGACCCCAAGCGCTTCCTCGGCCTGCTGGAGACGGTCCGGGCGACCGCTCCCGAGGCGGGCGTGCGCTCCAACTTCATCGTGGGCTTCCCGGGTGAGACCGAGGAGGAGTTCGGTGAGCTGGTGGCCTTCCTCCAGGAGGCCAGGCTCGACGTGATCGGCGTCTTCGGCTACTCCGACGAGGACGGCACCGAGGCGGCCGTGCTGCCCGGGAAGCTGGACCAGGAGACCATCGACGCCCGCGTGAGCGCGCTCACCGAGCTGGCCGAGGAGCTCATGGCCCAGCGGGCCGAGGAGCGGATCGGCACCGAGGTGGACGTCCTCATCGAGGAGGACCTCGGCGACGGTGGCTACGAAGGCCGTGCGGCCCACCAGGGGCCGGAGGTCGACGGTTCCGTCACCGTCCAGGGCATCGGCCTGGTCCCCGGTCAGATCGTCCGGGCCGTCGTGGTCGACTCCGAAGGGGTCGACCTGATCGCCCGCATCAAGGCGGCCTCATGA
- a CDS encoding GntR family transcriptional regulator, translating to MATSDPVYLRVVADIRRQIVDGSLPPGAPIPSRAQLTRKYGVGETAARHALRVLAAEGLIVGRVGSGHYVRAQPVLLPLHRMRFHDHHTPFGADVSSHGTRTTWDWRAEPAEATPDIAQRLRLDDSAPVTRTHYVFRGDGRPIQLATSYEPAEFGEAAAEENLRGPVARLSTLGFKITEIVEQVYTRVPQPTESDTLALPGGIHVLHVERTHWAGDRPVETSDIVIPGDRYRLVYAHSLQP from the coding sequence GTGGCAACCTCCGATCCTGTCTACCTGCGCGTCGTCGCCGACATCCGCCGCCAGATCGTCGACGGCTCCCTTCCCCCAGGCGCACCGATCCCCTCCCGTGCCCAGCTCACCCGCAAATACGGCGTGGGCGAGACGGCCGCCCGTCACGCGCTGCGTGTGCTGGCCGCCGAGGGGCTGATCGTCGGCCGCGTCGGCTCCGGTCACTACGTCCGGGCCCAGCCCGTGCTGCTCCCCCTGCACCGCATGCGCTTCCACGACCACCACACCCCCTTCGGCGCCGACGTCTCATCCCACGGCACCCGCACCACCTGGGACTGGCGGGCCGAACCCGCGGAGGCGACCCCGGACATCGCCCAGCGACTGCGCCTGGACGACTCCGCCCCGGTGACCCGCACCCACTACGTCTTCCGGGGGGACGGCAGGCCGATCCAGCTCGCCACCTCCTACGAACCCGCCGAGTTCGGTGAGGCCGCCGCCGAGGAGAACCTCCGCGGCCCGGTCGCCCGCCTGTCCACCCTCGGATTCAAGATCACCGAGATAGTGGAGCAGGTCTACACCCGCGTCCCCCAGCCCACCGAGAGCGACACCCTGGCCCTTCCGGGAGGCATCCACGTGCTGCATGTGGAACGGACCCACTGGGCCGGTGACCGGCCGGTCGAGACCAGCGACATCGTCATCCCCGGCGACCGCTACCGCCTGGTCTACGCCCACTCCCTGCAGCCCTAG
- a CDS encoding IclR family transcriptional regulator, with amino-acid sequence MVREGSSIDKALAVLEAIAEHHRVTDIAAATGVSKSTVHRILQSLVEWGFARADGSGGYEPGPRILTLAGRVMHRFDPARQASGALSALHERTGYTTHFAIRSGDEAVYVDKLEGRRPYQMPSRVGMSLRLHCTAIGKAVLAQLSDDEVRAVCVRTGLPGMTPTTLTTVEDLLAHLAEVRARGYAMDDEENLPGVLCVGAPVFDHTGQVLGGISISALAMDMSRDDLERFAPEVVTAAREVSLALGAPSPAARR; translated from the coding sequence GTGGTCAGGGAAGGCAGTTCCATCGACAAGGCGCTGGCGGTGCTGGAGGCGATCGCCGAGCACCATCGTGTGACCGACATCGCCGCCGCGACGGGGGTGTCCAAGTCGACCGTCCATCGCATCCTCCAGTCGTTGGTCGAGTGGGGGTTCGCACGGGCCGACGGCAGCGGGGGCTACGAGCCGGGCCCACGCATCCTCACCCTGGCGGGCCGTGTCATGCACCGGTTCGACCCGGCCCGCCAGGCCTCCGGGGCGCTGAGCGCCCTGCACGAACGCACCGGCTACACCACGCACTTCGCGATCCGCAGCGGTGACGAGGCGGTCTACGTCGACAAGCTCGAGGGCCGCCGGCCGTACCAGATGCCCTCGCGCGTCGGCATGAGCCTGCGTCTGCACTGCACCGCCATCGGCAAGGCCGTGCTCGCCCAACTCTCCGACGACGAGGTCCGCGCCGTCTGCGTCCGCACGGGCCTGCCCGGCATGACCCCCACCACGCTGACGACCGTCGAGGACCTGCTGGCCCACCTCGCCGAGGTGCGTGCCCGCGGCTACGCGATGGACGACGAGGAGAATCTCCCCGGCGTCCTCTGCGTCGGAGCGCCGGTCTTCGACCACACCGGCCAGGTGCTCGGCGGCATCTCCATCTCTGCTCTCGCCATGGACATGAGCCGCGACGACCTCGAGCGGTTCGCGCCCGAGGTCGTCACCGCCGCCCGCGAGGTCTCCCTGGCCCTCGGCGCCCCGTCACCCGCCGCCCGCCGCTGA
- a CDS encoding sugar kinase, producing the protein MKQEAVVDVVVLGEPLVEFSADRALSEAGTFHLSFSGDALNASVAAAAQGARVALVTRVGADEFGERLIGFAAGRGVDTRWMVRGEGPTGAYAVGADPSGERAFAYFRNGSAASRMSPEDVDRSPVGDARVVLLGGITAAISGSCARAVRHAAKAASGRVVYDPNFRSRLTTPEAAAAVLRDVAPHSALVKISSPGDSGALLGLTEPHEVARACRALGAGAVAVTLGEGGVLLAEGDAAPVLVPAFRAAEVVDQTGAGDSFAGTLAAWLAGGKSLPEAVRAGTAAASISLGGRGGTGRVAAHDEIEAMLG; encoded by the coding sequence ATGAAACAAGAAGCTGTCGTGGATGTGGTCGTGCTGGGCGAGCCGCTCGTGGAGTTCTCCGCGGACCGGGCCCTGTCCGAGGCCGGAACCTTTCACCTGTCCTTCTCCGGTGACGCGCTCAACGCCTCGGTGGCCGCCGCCGCACAGGGCGCACGGGTGGCCCTGGTGACCCGCGTGGGGGCCGACGAGTTCGGCGAGCGCCTGATCGGCTTCGCGGCCGGGCGTGGCGTGGACACGCGGTGGATGGTCAGGGGCGAAGGGCCCACGGGCGCCTACGCGGTCGGAGCCGACCCGTCGGGGGAGCGCGCCTTCGCCTACTTCCGTAACGGCAGCGCCGCCTCACGTATGAGCCCCGAGGACGTGGACCGCTCCCCGGTGGGGGACGCCCGCGTGGTGCTGCTCGGCGGCATCACGGCCGCCATCTCCGGTTCCTGTGCGCGGGCCGTACGGCACGCGGCCAAGGCGGCGTCGGGCCGGGTCGTCTACGACCCCAACTTCCGCTCCCGGCTCACCACCCCGGAGGCCGCCGCAGCCGTCCTGCGGGACGTGGCCCCGCATTCCGCCCTGGTCAAGATCTCCTCACCCGGCGACAGCGGCGCGCTTCTCGGCCTCACCGAGCCTCACGAGGTCGCCCGCGCCTGTCGGGCACTGGGCGCCGGAGCCGTGGCCGTGACTCTCGGCGAAGGGGGCGTGCTGCTGGCCGAAGGGGATGCCGCACCGGTACTCGTCCCGGCGTTCCGGGCCGCGGAGGTCGTCGACCAGACAGGCGCGGGCGACAGCTTCGCGGGCACCCTGGCGGCGTGGCTCGCCGGGGGGAAGAGCCTGCCGGAGGCGGTCCGGGCCGGTACGGCCGCCGCTTCGATCAGTCTCGGCGGTCGGGGCGGCACCGGCAGGGTGGCCGCTCACGACGAGATCGAGGCCATGCTCGGCTGA
- a CDS encoding DNA translocase FtsK: MATRTSKGASGKTSAKRSSGRSGSSSSRTAPARRASTARTKTTTSARRPVTPNQDPIGWVFTMIGKLFMGIWMLLAGGIGSAARALGQNARELDPVHRRDGLGLAVFSGAIVLAAMTWRESTGTVSTVVNAVMHGVFGSLAWLIPILLALLAWRLLRHPDQNADTGRMIIGWSALTIGVLGIVHVVHDTPYPSGGGSDGMDKVAAAGGMIGFVVSAPPASILPAFVTIPLLLILSGFGVLVITATPVHRIPERLAEIKHMLFNRDVPAGAREPRKRAPRKKPDEEAETGDNVKPYDTPVVTEPRNRPLADHSPEIVPGLVESAEEEAPVRRAEAPEPTPAPRKVEQLVLSSQDGPYTLPDTQLLRPGSAPKPQTKANTVVVNALTSVLEQFAIDAQVIGFTRGPTVTRYEIELGPAVKVEKVTALTKNIAYAVKSVDVRILSPIPGKSAIGVEIPNTDKDLVSLGDILRSQVAQADQHPMIVGLGKDVEGRTIVANLAKMPHLLIAGATGAGKSVCVNGLISSILMRATPDEVRMVLVDPKRVELSIYEGIPHLITPIITNPKKAAEALEWVVGEMDRRYDDLAASGFRHVDDFNKAVRAGKLVPPPGSERVYKPYPYLLVIVDELADLMMVAPRDVEDSIVRITQLARAAGIHLVIATQRPSVDVVTGLIKANVPSRLAFATSSLADSRVILDQPGAEKLVGQGDALFLPMGASKPMRLQNAFVSEKEIGEVVTHCKTQMKAEYRDDVAAVSTAKKEIDEDIGDDLDLLVQAAELIVTTQFGSTSMLQRKLRVGFAKAGRLMDLLESRNVVGPSEGSKAREVMVKPDELAGLLADLRG, encoded by the coding sequence ATGGCCACCCGTACGTCTAAAGGCGCCTCAGGTAAGACCTCTGCCAAGAGGTCCTCTGGCCGGTCCGGGTCCTCCTCGTCCCGTACGGCCCCCGCCAGGCGGGCCTCCACCGCGCGGACGAAGACCACGACCTCGGCCCGCAGGCCCGTCACGCCGAACCAGGACCCGATCGGCTGGGTCTTCACCATGATCGGCAAGCTGTTCATGGGGATCTGGATGCTGCTCGCGGGCGGCATCGGCAGCGCGGCGCGTGCCCTGGGGCAGAACGCGCGAGAGCTCGATCCGGTGCACCGCCGTGACGGACTCGGCCTGGCGGTGTTCTCCGGGGCGATCGTGCTGGCCGCCATGACCTGGCGGGAGAGCACGGGCACGGTCTCCACGGTCGTCAACGCCGTCATGCACGGCGTGTTCGGATCGCTGGCCTGGCTGATCCCCATCCTGCTGGCGCTGCTGGCCTGGCGGCTGCTGCGCCATCCGGACCAGAACGCCGACACCGGCCGGATGATCATCGGATGGTCCGCCCTCACCATCGGGGTTCTCGGCATCGTGCACGTCGTGCACGACACGCCGTACCCCTCGGGCGGCGGCTCCGACGGCATGGACAAGGTGGCGGCCGCCGGCGGCATGATCGGCTTCGTGGTCTCGGCGCCTCCGGCGAGCATCCTGCCCGCCTTCGTCACCATCCCGTTGCTGCTGATCCTGTCCGGCTTCGGTGTCCTGGTGATCACCGCCACGCCTGTGCACCGGATTCCGGAGCGGCTGGCCGAGATCAAGCACATGCTCTTCAACCGTGACGTCCCGGCCGGGGCCCGTGAGCCCAGGAAACGGGCTCCGCGCAAGAAGCCCGATGAGGAGGCCGAGACCGGCGACAACGTCAAGCCGTACGACACGCCGGTCGTCACCGAACCCCGGAACAGGCCGCTCGCCGACCACTCCCCGGAGATCGTGCCGGGACTGGTGGAGAGCGCGGAGGAGGAGGCCCCGGTCCGCCGGGCCGAGGCGCCCGAGCCGACTCCGGCGCCGCGCAAAGTCGAGCAGCTGGTGCTCTCCTCGCAGGACGGCCCCTACACCCTGCCCGACACGCAGCTGCTGCGTCCGGGTAGCGCGCCCAAGCCGCAGACCAAGGCCAACACCGTCGTGGTCAACGCGCTGACCAGTGTGCTGGAGCAGTTCGCCATCGACGCCCAGGTGATCGGGTTCACCCGCGGGCCGACGGTGACGCGCTACGAGATCGAGCTCGGCCCGGCCGTCAAGGTCGAGAAGGTCACCGCGCTCACCAAGAACATCGCCTACGCGGTCAAGTCGGTGGACGTACGGATCCTGAGCCCGATCCCCGGCAAGTCGGCCATCGGCGTCGAGATACCGAACACCGACAAGGACCTCGTGTCGCTCGGCGACATCCTGCGCTCCCAGGTGGCCCAGGCCGACCAGCATCCGATGATCGTCGGCCTGGGCAAGGACGTCGAGGGCCGCACCATCGTGGCGAACCTGGCCAAGATGCCGCACCTGCTCATCGCGGGCGCCACCGGCGCGGGCAAGTCGGTCTGCGTCAACGGGCTCATCTCCTCGATCCTGATGCGCGCCACCCCGGACGAGGTGCGCATGGTGCTGGTCGACCCCAAGCGGGTCGAGCTCAGCATCTACGAGGGCATCCCGCACCTCATCACGCCGATCATCACCAACCCCAAGAAGGCCGCCGAGGCGCTGGAATGGGTGGTGGGCGAGATGGACCGCCGCTACGACGACCTGGCCGCCAGCGGCTTCCGGCACGTCGACGACTTCAACAAGGCGGTGCGCGCGGGCAAGCTCGTGCCGCCGCCGGGCAGCGAGCGGGTCTACAAGCCCTACCCCTACCTGCTGGTGATCGTGGACGAGCTCGCCGACCTGATGATGGTCGCCCCGCGCGACGTCGAGGACTCCATCGTCCGCATCACCCAGCTGGCCCGCGCGGCCGGCATCCACCTGGTGATCGCCACCCAGCGGCCGTCGGTGGACGTCGTCACCGGCCTGATCAAGGCCAATGTCCCCTCCCGCCTCGCGTTCGCCACCTCCTCGCTGGCCGACTCCCGGGTCATCCTGGACCAGCCCGGCGCCGAGAAACTGGTCGGCCAGGGCGACGCGCTGTTCCTGCCGATGGGCGCGAGCAAACCCATGCGGCTGCAGAACGCCTTCGTCTCCGAAAAGGAGATCGGCGAGGTCGTCACGCACTGCAAGACCCAGATGAAGGCCGAGTACCGCGACGACGTGGCCGCCGTCTCAACGGCGAAAAAGGAGATCGACGAGGACATCGGCGATGACCTCGACCTGCTGGTCCAGGCGGCCGAGCTGATCGTGACCACCCAGTTCGGCTCCACTTCGATGCTCCAGCGGAAGTTGCGGGTGGGCTTCGCCAAGGCGGGCCGCCTGATGGATCTGCTGGAGAGCAGGAACGTGGTCGGGCCGAGCGAGGGATCGAAGGCACGGGAGGTGATGGTCAAGCCCGACGAGCTCGCCGGCCTCCTCGCCGACCTGCGCGGATAA
- a CDS encoding ribonuclease J, translated as MSHPHPELGPPPALPEGALRIVALGGLGEIGRNMAVFEYEGRLLIVDCGVLFPEPDQPGIDLILPDFEYIRDRLDDIEAVVLTHGHEDHIGAVPYLLRERRDIPVVGSKLTLALIEAKLTEHRIQPSKMEVVEGERHQFGPFECEFFAVNHSIPDALAVAIRTPAGIVLHTGDFRMDQLPSDGRLTDLGGFARLGAEGVDLLMSDSTNAEVPGFVTSEREIAPVIDEVIRTAEKRVIVASFASHVHRVQQVMDAANHHGRKVALVGRSMVRNMGIARDLGYLKVPPGLIVDSKEIETWPPEDVVLICTGSQGEPMAALSRMANRDHPIRVAEGDTVLLASSLVPGNETSVNKVINGLARWGARVVHKGNAKVHVSGHAAAGELLYLLNVTRPSNFMPVHGEWRHMRAHAKIAALSGVPGDHIVIAEDGVVVDLLDGRAKVVGAVPAGYVYVDGTSVGDVTDFALKDRRILGEEGFISVVIVVDTANGKLAGGPEIHARGSGIDPDRLEEVLPQIEKALEEHAADGVVDIQQIRRVVRRTVGRWVSDTYRRRPMIVPVVIEV; from the coding sequence ATGAGTCACCCCCATCCCGAACTCGGGCCGCCGCCGGCGTTGCCCGAAGGCGCGCTACGCATCGTCGCGCTGGGCGGTCTCGGTGAGATCGGCCGCAACATGGCGGTGTTCGAGTACGAAGGCCGCCTGCTGATCGTCGACTGCGGGGTGCTCTTCCCCGAGCCCGACCAGCCGGGCATCGACCTGATCCTGCCCGACTTCGAATACATCCGGGACCGCCTGGACGACATCGAGGCCGTGGTGCTCACCCACGGGCACGAGGACCACATCGGCGCCGTGCCGTACCTGCTGCGCGAGCGCCGCGACATCCCGGTCGTGGGGTCGAAGCTGACGCTGGCGCTGATCGAGGCCAAGCTCACCGAGCACCGCATCCAGCCGTCCAAGATGGAAGTGGTCGAAGGGGAGCGGCACCAGTTCGGGCCGTTCGAGTGCGAGTTCTTCGCGGTCAACCACTCGATCCCGGACGCGCTGGCCGTCGCCATCAGGACGCCCGCGGGCATCGTCCTGCACACCGGAGACTTCCGGATGGACCAGCTGCCCAGCGACGGACGGCTGACCGACCTGGGAGGGTTCGCCAGGCTCGGCGCCGAAGGCGTCGACCTGCTGATGTCCGACTCGACCAACGCCGAGGTGCCGGGCTTCGTCACGAGCGAGCGGGAGATCGCGCCGGTCATCGACGAGGTGATCCGTACCGCGGAGAAGCGCGTGATCGTGGCGAGCTTCGCCTCCCACGTCCACCGCGTCCAGCAGGTCATGGACGCCGCGAACCACCACGGCCGCAAGGTCGCGCTGGTCGGCCGCTCCATGGTGCGCAACATGGGCATCGCCCGCGACCTCGGCTACCTGAAGGTGCCGCCGGGCCTGATCGTCGACTCCAAGGAGATCGAGACCTGGCCGCCGGAGGACGTGGTGCTCATCTGCACCGGGTCCCAGGGCGAGCCGATGGCGGCGCTGTCGCGCATGGCCAACCGTGACCACCCCATCAGGGTCGCCGAGGGCGACACCGTGCTGCTGGCCTCCTCGCTCGTGCCGGGCAACGAGACCTCCGTCAACAAGGTCATCAACGGGCTGGCCCGATGGGGCGCCCGCGTGGTGCACAAGGGCAACGCGAAGGTGCACGTCTCCGGGCACGCCGCCGCGGGCGAGCTGCTCTACCTGCTCAATGTGACCCGGCCGTCCAACTTCATGCCGGTGCACGGCGAGTGGCGGCACATGCGGGCACACGCCAAGATCGCCGCGCTGTCCGGGGTGCCCGGCGACCACATCGTGATCGCCGAGGACGGTGTCGTCGTGGATCTGCTCGACGGCCGCGCGAAGGTCGTGGGAGCGGTCCCCGCCGGTTACGTCTACGTGGACGGCACCTCGGTGGGCGACGTCACCGACTTCGCGCTGAAGGACCGCCGGATCCTGGGCGAGGAGGGCTTCATCTCCGTCGTCATCGTGGTCGACACCGCCAACGGCAAGCTGGCCGGCGGCCCGGAGATCCACGCCAGGGGATCGGGCATCGACCCCGACCGGCTGGAGGAGGTCCTCCCGCAGATCGAGAAGGCCCTGGAGGAACACGCGGCCGACGGGGTGGTGGACATCCAGCAGATCCGCCGGGTGGTCCGCAGGACCGTCGGGCGCTGGGTGAGCGACACCTATCGCCGCCGTCCGATGATCGTCCCTGTGGTGATCGAGGTCTGA
- the dapA gene encoding 4-hydroxy-tetrahydrodipicolinate synthase translates to MAVPTGTFDAPFGRMLTAMVTPFTDGGAVDYEGAQRLAAYLVDEQRNDGLVVSGTTGESPTTSDDEKDRLLRAVVEAVGDRAAVVAGAGSNDTRHSVELARGAERAGAHGLLLVTPYYSKPPQEGIYRHFTAIADATALPVMLYDIPGRSGVPIQSDTLVRLARHERIVAVKDAKADLFAGSQVMAAADLVFYSGDDTLNLPWLSVGAAGCVSVVGHVVGAEIAAMIELYRSGDVSGALAVHRRLLPVISGIMTQAGGAIMAKAALTLVGRSAGPVRPPLAEATEEQVAQLREDLIAGGVKPSDGVVS, encoded by the coding sequence ATGGCAGTGCCAACTGGAACCTTCGACGCGCCCTTCGGCCGGATGCTGACCGCCATGGTCACGCCGTTCACCGACGGTGGCGCGGTCGACTACGAGGGAGCGCAGCGCCTGGCGGCCTATCTCGTGGACGAGCAGCGCAACGACGGTCTCGTCGTGAGCGGCACGACGGGTGAGTCCCCGACCACCTCCGACGACGAGAAAGATCGCCTTCTGCGCGCCGTCGTCGAAGCGGTCGGCGACCGTGCCGCCGTCGTGGCCGGGGCGGGCAGCAACGACACCCGTCACAGCGTCGAGCTCGCCCGCGGCGCCGAGCGCGCCGGGGCCCATGGTCTCCTGCTGGTGACGCCTTACTACAGCAAGCCCCCTCAGGAGGGCATCTACCGCCATTTCACCGCCATCGCCGACGCCACCGCCCTGCCGGTCATGCTCTATGACATTCCCGGCCGCAGCGGTGTGCCCATCCAGAGCGATACGCTCGTACGGCTGGCCCGCCATGAGCGGATCGTCGCGGTGAAGGACGCCAAAGCCGACCTGTTCGCAGGGTCGCAGGTGATGGCGGCCGCCGACCTGGTGTTCTACTCGGGCGACGACACCCTCAACCTGCCGTGGCTCTCGGTCGGAGCCGCGGGGTGTGTCAGCGTCGTCGGGCACGTCGTGGGCGCGGAGATCGCTGCGATGATTGAGCTGTACCGCTCGGGCGACGTCTCGGGCGCGCTCGCCGTCCACCGCAGGCTGCTCCCGGTGATCTCGGGAATCATGACGCAGGCCGGCGGTGCGATCATGGCGAAGGCGGCGCTGACCCTGGTGGGGCGATCCGCGGGACCGGTGCGACCGCCGTTGGCGGAGGCCACCGAAGAGCAGGTCGCGCAGCTGAGAGAAGACTTGATCGCGGGCGGCGTGAAGCCGTCCGACGGGGTTGTGTCATGA
- a CDS encoding helix-turn-helix domain-containing protein gives MSIGSNLAEARRAAGLTVGQLSARTRVREALIHGIERDDFSQCGGDFYARGHVRNIAKVVGLDPEAMVHEYDELHGGVPLPVRAASVFQADTPIKIRESRSPNWTTAMAVALAIVVVFGVVKMMGGSGDDTPAAVVRQASAPAVPPSAASVDALGLQRVPAGKRGEPVLFQVKAVRPAWLDVREAGGRRLFSGMMEEGKTSVWKAKKGVKVTFGDGGAFRVRVNGKNLGTPGPSGQVLSRSYGTSAREPR, from the coding sequence ATGAGTATTGGCAGCAATCTGGCAGAGGCGCGTCGGGCGGCGGGTCTGACGGTCGGCCAGTTGAGCGCGCGTACGCGCGTTCGAGAGGCACTGATCCACGGGATCGAACGGGATGACTTCTCCCAGTGCGGGGGAGACTTCTACGCGCGGGGACACGTCCGCAACATCGCCAAGGTCGTCGGGCTGGATCCCGAGGCCATGGTGCACGAATACGACGAACTACACGGCGGCGTGCCGTTGCCGGTCCGTGCGGCCAGTGTTTTCCAGGCCGACACGCCCATAAAGATCCGGGAAAGCCGTTCGCCCAACTGGACGACCGCCATGGCGGTCGCGCTGGCCATCGTCGTGGTGTTCGGCGTGGTGAAGATGATGGGCGGGAGCGGGGACGACACGCCCGCGGCAGTGGTCCGACAGGCCTCGGCGCCGGCCGTTCCGCCGTCGGCCGCATCGGTCGACGCGCTCGGCCTGCAGAGGGTGCCGGCCGGCAAGCGGGGCGAGCCGGTGCTCTTCCAGGTCAAGGCGGTCCGTCCGGCCTGGCTCGACGTGAGAGAGGCCGGGGGGCGCAGACTCTTCTCCGGAATGATGGAGGAGGGGAAGACCTCTGTGTGGAAGGCGAAGAAGGGAGTGAAGGTCACCTTCGGCGACGGAGGGGCCTTCCGGGTCCGGGTGAACGGCAAGAACCTCGGGACCCCCGGTCCTTCCGGGCAGGTTCTCAGCCGCTCCTACGGGACATCCGCGCGTGAACCGCGTTAG
- a CDS encoding helix-turn-helix domain-containing protein → MDTRAPVKSADRTIALLETLARADRRLTLADLQRDLGYPKSSLYMLLQTLVGRGWVECDPTGSAYGIGVRALLVGTSYLDRDLLLAELEQARARGYASEREQNVPGLGCFAVALPYRLPVTDAISASIPLVRLDEAHQGHIVAALVQAARQITDLLRDSAV, encoded by the coding sequence ATGGACACGCGGGCCCCCGTCAAGTCGGCCGATCGGACGATCGCGCTGCTGGAGACGCTGGCACGGGCCGACCGCCGGTTGACCCTGGCCGATCTCCAGCGCGATCTTGGTTACCCCAAGTCGAGCCTCTACATGCTGCTGCAGACTCTGGTCGGCCGGGGCTGGGTCGAGTGTGACCCCACGGGCTCCGCCTACGGCATCGGCGTGCGCGCCCTGCTCGTCGGCACCTCCTACCTCGACCGCGACCTGCTCCTGGCCGAACTGGAGCAGGCCCGGGCACGCGGCTACGCCAGTGAACGCGAGCAGAACGTTCCGGGGCTCGGCTGCTTCGCGGTGGCCCTGCCCTACCGGCTTCCGGTGACGGACGCGATCAGCGCCTCGATCCCGCTGGTCCGCCTCGACGAGGCCCACCAGGGGCACATCGTCGCCGCCCTGGTCCAGGCCGCCCGGCAGATCACCGATCTGTTGCGCGACAGCGCTGTCTGA